From Salvia splendens isolate huo1 chromosome 3, SspV2, whole genome shotgun sequence, a single genomic window includes:
- the LOC121796958 gene encoding probable RNA helicase SDE3, with product MYHHCLPLLYCSLKLSVGQVSCLLIDEDPLQGFSLQLVMGTINDKSDDVYSYVGDKGDIGFIDFDNCQSVCSYNPAEESDTFNISVPFHLIEGRKPQSGIVGETMSDSVTIRNTTNESLDLWSVKIFDSKP from the exons ATGTACCACCATTGTCTTCCCTTGTTATATTGTTCACTGAAACTTTCAGTAGGTCAAGTGTCATGTCTTTTGATTGATGAGG ATCCTTTGCAAGGTTTCTCTCTGCAGTTGGTGATGGGCACAATTAATGATAAATCAGATGATGTATACTCATATGTTGGAGATAAAGGGGATATTGGATTCATTGACTTTGATAATTGTCAATCTGTTTGTAGCTATAACCCTGCTGAGGAGAGTGATACTTTCAACATTTCTGTCCCGTTTCATCTAATTGAAGGAAGAAAACCTCAATCAGGAATTGTCGGAGAAACAATGTCCGATTCGGTTACTATAAGAAACACCACCAATGAGTCGTTAGATCTCTGGTCTGTGAAGATTTTTGACTCCAAACCT